From the genome of Pelobacter propionicus DSM 2379, one region includes:
- a CDS encoding sugar phosphate isomerase/epimerase family protein has protein sequence MNRKIHAHVPYPLLSESLDRILRERINPEVYFSCEALDAFTAERLTESASRLREAGLNTTIHAAFMDLNPGATDVTIREATRKRFEQVFQAAEILGPRVIVFHPGLDELRHGNSRTAWLRHSIDFWQGLLPRATAIGSIIAVENIFEKEPSSLRDLLEAIDSPSFRHCFDVGHWNMFSTVGLEEWFAELGSFMAEIHLHDNFGQADEHLPLGEGEIDFDQLFDLLDSFAPEAVLTIEAHSNERLERSLKNIQKYL, from the coding sequence ATGAATAGAAAAATACACGCCCACGTCCCCTACCCCCTGCTCTCCGAGAGCCTGGACCGCATCCTGCGCGAGCGCATCAACCCCGAAGTGTACTTCTCCTGCGAGGCTTTGGACGCGTTCACCGCGGAACGGTTGACCGAGTCGGCCAGTCGGCTGCGGGAGGCCGGGCTTAACACCACCATCCATGCCGCCTTCATGGACTTGAATCCCGGCGCAACGGACGTCACCATCCGCGAGGCGACCCGCAAGCGCTTCGAGCAGGTCTTTCAGGCGGCCGAGATCCTCGGGCCGCGGGTGATCGTCTTTCACCCCGGCCTGGACGAACTGCGCCACGGCAACAGCCGTACGGCCTGGCTCAGGCACAGCATCGACTTCTGGCAGGGGCTGCTGCCCCGGGCAACCGCCATCGGCAGCATCATCGCCGTGGAAAACATCTTCGAGAAGGAGCCCTCCTCCCTGCGCGACCTGCTGGAGGCCATCGACTCCCCCTCGTTCCGCCACTGTTTCGACGTGGGGCACTGGAACATGTTCTCCACGGTCGGCCTGGAGGAGTGGTTCGCCGAGCTGGGCTCCTTCATGGCTGAAATCCATCTGCACGACAACTTCGGCCAGGCGGACGAGCACCTCCCCCTGGGGGAGGGCGAAATCGACTTTGACCAGCTCTTCGACCTCCTGGACAGCTTCGCCCCCGAGGCGGTCTTGACCATCGAAGCCCACTCCAACGAGCGCCTGGAGCGCTCGCTGAAGAACATCCAGAAATACCTGTAG
- the galE gene encoding UDP-glucose 4-epimerase GalE: MSETILVTGGCGYIGSHVVRQLSESGHRVVVYDNLSTGFPNALVNGEELILADLSDTAALNDAFQSHRFSTVLHFAAAIIAPESVSLPLKYYGNNTRNTLGLLETCVRHRVKRFIFSSTAAVYGFPEGGVAAEESVLAPINPYGTSKLMSEWMLRDTCAAHDMKYVALRYFNVAGADPLARMGQRTPEATHLIKVACQAALGMRERIAIYGTDYPTPDGTGVRDYIHIEDLASAHLHALTYLEQGGEPTAMNVGYGRGSSVREVLNLVKEVSGVDFRVVEEDRRPGDPASLVARAERIGELTGWKPRHNDLRGIIADAWRWESKLAALPKQ, encoded by the coding sequence ATGTCTGAAACAATCCTCGTTACCGGCGGCTGCGGCTACATCGGCAGCCACGTTGTCCGTCAACTGTCCGAATCGGGCCACCGGGTGGTGGTGTACGACAACCTCTCCACCGGCTTTCCCAATGCCCTTGTAAACGGGGAGGAGCTGATCCTGGCCGACCTGAGCGACACGGCGGCCCTGAACGACGCCTTCCAGAGCCACCGATTCTCCACCGTGCTGCACTTTGCCGCTGCCATCATCGCCCCTGAATCGGTCTCGCTGCCGTTGAAATACTACGGCAACAACACCCGCAACACCCTGGGACTGCTGGAGACATGCGTCAGGCATCGCGTCAAGCGCTTCATCTTCTCCAGCACCGCCGCCGTGTACGGCTTTCCCGAGGGAGGAGTGGCCGCCGAGGAGAGCGTCCTGGCCCCCATCAACCCCTACGGCACCTCCAAGCTGATGAGCGAGTGGATGCTCAGGGACACCTGCGCTGCCCACGACATGAAGTACGTGGCCCTGCGCTACTTCAACGTGGCCGGTGCCGACCCCCTGGCCCGCATGGGGCAGCGCACCCCCGAGGCGACCCACCTGATCAAGGTGGCCTGCCAGGCCGCCCTGGGGATGCGGGAACGCATTGCCATCTACGGCACCGACTACCCCACCCCCGACGGCACCGGCGTACGCGACTACATCCACATCGAGGATTTGGCCTCGGCCCACCTGCACGCCCTCACGTACCTGGAGCAGGGGGGAGAGCCGACCGCCATGAACGTGGGCTACGGTCGCGGCAGCAGCGTAAGAGAGGTCCTGAATCTGGTGAAAGAGGTAAGCGGCGTGGATTTCAGGGTGGTGGAGGAGGATCGCCGCCCCGGAGACCCGGCCTCGCTGGTTGCCCGGGCGGAGAGGATCGGCGAACTCACCGGCTGGAAGCCCAGGCACAATGACCTGCGCGGCATCATCGCCGACGCCTGGCGGTGGGAGAGCAAGCTGGCGGCACTGCCGAAACAGTGA
- a CDS encoding phosphoenolpyruvate carboxylase, with amino-acid sequence MEDRTLPEETAKLQRDVVVLMDFLAEVLDGLGEGSLAASLPFKGREATATDNDRVVHALSIAFQLLNMAEENSAVQMRRKVESHAGLAEEPGLWGQILSQLREQGVAEETIHHELEKVVVEVVLTAHPTEVRRTSALYHLRELYQLIVKLENPVWTPMERREIQEEIKAMLELLWQTGEIFIEKPHVLSELAGIIYYLRSIFPQVLPILEKRLRHAWQDVGFTCNAQEIPPRLPRLRFGTWVGGDRDGHPLVTAAITRQALRELRNSAVSLVNEQLVTMAARLSLSRRLLPVPAPLAELIADVAATLGDRGEEALRRNPLEPWRQVINLMIARLPVDSAGKESDSVQPGQGCYQLAAELCNDLRLVQDSLTAAGALRLARDYVAPVRRTVEVFGFHLASLDIRQNSAFHDLAVEQLMTAAGLQDTGFSGWSEVRRLEFLNRELASSRPFARHDARPGHEAESVIDCYRELVDHIRVWGRDGLGSLIVSMTRALSDLLVVYLLAREAGLTVAGSNGHVCLLPVVPLFETIEDLQGSHLVLRQFLEHPMTRRTLSALCGDAPVQQVMIGYSDSNKDGGILASLWSLYRAQEAMAEAGRQCGVEVRFFHGRGGTISRGAGPTSRFLRGLPQGSVVGNLRLTEQGEVIAQKYANPMNAAYNLELLLAGTAGVSVTQNHCPKKANPLEPAMDRLAETSRRAYESLVTGDGFITFFRQATPIDVIESSRIGSRPARRSGGASIADLRAIPWVFSWSQARYSLSGWFGVGSALERFLREDERAFHEIAANAASWATLNYIVSNVATSIATANPEVMREYASLVEDGELRERIFTVIYDEYLRTTRMLELLFGGPLLEQHPRIHAVLARREESLLFLHRRQIELLPLWRHHRAAQEHGQAEELLILLLETVNAIAAGLRTTG; translated from the coding sequence ATGGAGGACAGAACACTGCCTGAGGAAACAGCCAAACTCCAACGGGATGTGGTCGTCCTAATGGATTTCCTGGCCGAAGTCCTGGACGGCCTGGGAGAAGGTTCCCTGGCCGCCTCACTCCCGTTCAAGGGGAGAGAAGCGACAGCGACTGACAACGATCGGGTGGTCCACGCCTTGTCAATTGCCTTCCAGTTGCTCAATATGGCCGAAGAGAACAGCGCGGTGCAGATGCGGCGGAAAGTGGAGTCCCATGCAGGACTGGCGGAAGAGCCGGGGCTGTGGGGCCAAATCCTTTCCCAACTCAGGGAACAGGGTGTTGCTGAAGAAACCATCCATCACGAACTGGAAAAGGTGGTGGTGGAGGTGGTGCTCACCGCCCATCCTACCGAAGTCCGGCGGACATCGGCCCTGTACCATTTGCGGGAACTGTACCAGCTGATCGTCAAGCTTGAAAACCCGGTCTGGACCCCCATGGAACGTCGGGAGATCCAGGAAGAGATCAAGGCAATGCTGGAATTGCTCTGGCAGACCGGCGAAATTTTCATTGAAAAGCCCCACGTCCTCTCAGAGCTTGCCGGCATCATCTACTATCTGCGCTCCATCTTCCCCCAGGTCCTGCCGATTCTCGAAAAGCGGCTGCGGCACGCCTGGCAGGATGTCGGTTTTACCTGTAATGCACAGGAGATACCCCCCAGGTTGCCACGTCTCCGGTTCGGCACTTGGGTCGGCGGGGACCGGGACGGCCATCCGTTGGTAACTGCCGCGATAACGAGGCAGGCTCTCCGGGAGTTGCGAAACAGTGCCGTCTCTCTTGTTAATGAGCAACTTGTAACTATGGCGGCACGTTTGAGTCTTTCTCGGCGCCTTTTGCCGGTTCCGGCGCCACTTGCGGAACTGATCGCGGATGTCGCCGCCACGCTCGGTGACAGGGGTGAAGAGGCACTGCGGCGGAACCCATTGGAGCCGTGGCGCCAAGTGATAAATCTCATGATCGCCAGGCTGCCCGTTGATAGTGCCGGAAAGGAGTCTGACTCGGTACAGCCGGGTCAGGGATGCTACCAGCTGGCTGCCGAGCTGTGCAACGACCTGCGCTTGGTGCAGGACAGCCTGACCGCCGCCGGCGCGTTACGACTCGCCAGGGACTATGTAGCACCCGTGCGGCGCACGGTGGAGGTGTTCGGTTTTCACCTGGCTTCCCTCGACATTCGCCAGAACAGCGCCTTTCACGACCTGGCCGTGGAGCAGCTGATGACCGCGGCCGGTCTGCAGGATACCGGTTTTTCCGGGTGGAGCGAGGTTCGGCGACTGGAGTTCCTTAACCGAGAGCTTGCGTCGTCGCGTCCCTTTGCCCGCCACGATGCCAGGCCGGGCCATGAGGCCGAGAGCGTCATCGACTGCTACCGGGAGCTGGTCGACCATATCCGGGTCTGGGGGAGGGACGGCCTCGGCTCTCTGATTGTAAGCATGACCCGCGCCCTTTCGGACCTGCTGGTGGTCTACCTGCTGGCCCGTGAGGCAGGGCTGACCGTGGCCGGTTCCAACGGTCACGTCTGTCTGCTGCCGGTGGTTCCCCTCTTTGAAACCATCGAGGACCTTCAGGGAAGCCATCTCGTCCTGCGCCAGTTTCTGGAGCATCCCATGACCCGTCGCACTCTTTCAGCTCTTTGCGGCGATGCGCCGGTGCAGCAGGTGATGATCGGTTACAGCGACAGCAACAAGGATGGCGGTATTCTCGCAAGCCTCTGGAGTCTCTACCGAGCACAGGAGGCTATGGCGGAGGCCGGCCGGCAGTGCGGTGTGGAGGTACGCTTCTTTCACGGCCGTGGAGGCACCATCAGCCGGGGAGCAGGACCCACCAGCCGTTTCCTGCGGGGGCTGCCTCAAGGTTCGGTGGTCGGGAACCTTCGTTTGACCGAGCAGGGAGAAGTTATTGCCCAGAAATACGCCAACCCGATGAATGCCGCCTATAACCTTGAGCTGCTGCTGGCCGGCACCGCAGGCGTCTCCGTAACCCAGAACCACTGCCCCAAGAAGGCCAACCCCTTGGAACCGGCCATGGACCGTCTTGCCGAGACAAGCCGCCGCGCTTACGAAAGCCTCGTCACCGGCGACGGGTTCATTACTTTCTTTCGCCAGGCAACCCCCATAGACGTCATCGAGTCGAGCCGGATAGGTTCCCGTCCTGCCCGGCGCAGCGGTGGAGCGAGCATTGCCGACCTGCGGGCCATCCCCTGGGTGTTCAGCTGGAGCCAGGCCCGCTACTCTCTTTCTGGATGGTTCGGCGTCGGTTCGGCCCTGGAGCGGTTCCTGCGGGAAGATGAGAGAGCCTTTCACGAAATCGCCGCCAACGCCGCATCCTGGGCGACGCTCAACTACATCGTCAGCAACGTTGCCACCAGCATCGCCACGGCAAATCCGGAGGTGATGCGCGAGTACGCCTCTCTCGTGGAGGACGGCGAGCTGCGCGAGCGGATCTTTACGGTCATCTATGATGAATACCTGCGCACTACACGGATGCTGGAACTGCTCTTCGGAGGCCCTCTTCTGGAGCAGCACCCCAGGATCCACGCGGTCCTTGCCCGTCGAGAAGAGTCTCTGTTGTTTTTGCACCGTCGTCAGATCGAGTTGCTTCCCCTGTGGCGGCATCACCGTGCGGCCCAGGAACACGGCCAGGCCGAGGAGCTGCTGATCCTTTTGCTGGAAACCGTCAATGCCATAGCGGCAGGGCTGCGCACGACAGGATAA
- a CDS encoding carbonic anhydrase — protein sequence MKDIERFISGFRRFRENYFGPEATHFEHLKKGQNPKTMLIGCADSRVDPAILTNCAPGDIFTVRNVANLVPPFEEDGGRHGVSAALEFAVCHLEVEHIIVLGHSGCGGINALMAGTSGCGGDGFISRWMSIAAPARERVLAELSDKDPLLQRRAAEQAAILLSLENLRSFPWIDERVASGVLSLHGWYFDISEGELLEYRPERGVFEPIT from the coding sequence ATGAAGGACATCGAGCGCTTTATTAGCGGGTTTCGCAGGTTCCGGGAAAACTACTTCGGACCAGAAGCCACCCATTTCGAACATCTCAAGAAGGGGCAGAACCCCAAAACCATGCTCATCGGCTGTGCCGACTCCCGGGTAGATCCGGCCATTCTGACCAATTGCGCCCCGGGCGACATCTTCACCGTGCGTAACGTAGCCAACCTGGTGCCCCCCTTCGAGGAGGACGGCGGCCGGCACGGGGTGAGCGCGGCACTGGAGTTCGCCGTCTGCCATCTGGAGGTGGAGCACATCATCGTCCTCGGTCACTCCGGGTGCGGTGGCATCAATGCTCTCATGGCGGGTACCAGCGGCTGCGGGGGAGACGGTTTCATCTCCCGCTGGATGTCCATCGCGGCGCCGGCCCGGGAACGGGTGCTGGCGGAGTTATCGGACAAGGACCCACTTCTTCAGCGGAGGGCTGCCGAGCAGGCGGCGATCCTCCTCTCCCTGGAGAACCTCCGCTCCTTTCCCTGGATCGACGAGCGGGTCGCCAGCGGGGTGCTCTCGCTGCACGGCTGGTATTTCGACATCTCGGAGGGGGAACTGCTGGAATATCGGCCCGAGCGTGGCGTATTCGAACCGATAACCTGA
- a CDS encoding cysteine hydrolase family protein, with amino-acid sequence MKDTKYALIIIDMQNDFVLPGAPACVAGAYATLPCVRRLLDFFRANSWPVFHVVREYRADGSDIECTRLHGFLNDKRYAVPGTEGCEIVAELAPVEGEYRVVKNRFSGFMNTELDFMLRRIGATQLVICGTQYPNCIRTTIFDAIAHGYPVINVTDATSAQTPQIAEANITDLKNIGVECVTLREFLQSF; translated from the coding sequence ATGAAGGACACGAAATACGCCCTGATCATCATCGACATGCAAAATGATTTCGTTCTGCCCGGCGCGCCGGCGTGCGTTGCGGGTGCCTATGCCACGCTTCCCTGCGTACGGCGGCTGCTGGATTTCTTCCGGGCAAACTCCTGGCCCGTGTTTCATGTCGTGCGGGAGTACCGGGCGGACGGGAGCGATATCGAATGTACCCGGCTTCACGGTTTTCTCAACGATAAACGCTATGCGGTCCCCGGAACCGAGGGGTGCGAGATCGTGGCCGAGCTTGCGCCGGTGGAGGGGGAGTACCGGGTGGTCAAGAACAGGTTTAGCGGTTTCATGAACACGGAGCTGGATTTCATGCTGCGTAGGATCGGCGCCACGCAGCTGGTGATCTGCGGCACCCAGTATCCCAACTGCATCCGGACCACCATTTTCGACGCCATCGCCCACGGCTACCCGGTCATCAATGTGACCGACGCCACGTCGGCACAGACCCCCCAGATCGCGGAGGCCAATATCACGGATCTGAAGAACATCGGGGTGGAGTGCGTTACGCTGCGGGAGTTCCTCCAATCGTTCTGA
- a CDS encoding type II toxin-antitoxin system RelE/ParE family toxin, whose protein sequence is MTDTGIIVTFAESALGDILEMREWYAEQLVPEVGERFAAEIIARVEALQVNPDMGRMVPEFGVETLRELIHPSFRIVYRRDGMRVRIVRVWRSERLLKMP, encoded by the coding sequence ATGACGGATACCGGCATAATCGTCACCTTTGCCGAGTCGGCTCTGGGGGATATTCTGGAAATGCGGGAGTGGTACGCCGAACAGCTTGTGCCGGAGGTCGGTGAACGTTTTGCCGCTGAAATCATCGCCAGGGTAGAGGCGTTACAGGTCAATCCCGACATGGGGCGGATGGTTCCCGAGTTTGGGGTTGAGACTCTGCGTGAGTTGATCCATCCGTCGTTCAGGATCGTCTATCGGCGTGACGGGATGCGGGTGAGGATCGTTCGGGTGTGGCGGAGTGAGCGCTTGTTGAAGATGCCGTAA
- a CDS encoding type II toxin-antitoxin system Phd/YefM family antitoxin → MRTVKFSEDVIPLTDVKINPGKLVKRVSQSHRPVLLTSRGRGVAVVQGVADFEAHEEEQQFMRAVVKGLMELENGREISLDEVKQRLNLGG, encoded by the coding sequence ATGCGGACGGTAAAATTTTCGGAAGATGTCATTCCCCTGACCGACGTCAAAATCAACCCGGGTAAGCTGGTGAAGCGGGTTTCGCAGAGTCACCGTCCGGTGCTGTTGACCAGTCGCGGGCGTGGGGTGGCTGTTGTGCAAGGCGTGGCGGATTTTGAGGCGCACGAGGAAGAACAGCAGTTCATGCGGGCCGTAGTGAAGGGGCTGATGGAGTTGGAGAACGGTCGTGAAATCAGCTTGGACGAGGTTAAACAACGGCTGAACCTGGGCGGCTGA
- a CDS encoding magnesium and cobalt transport protein CorA, which yields MIRDTIKELLKRQRLLEEALQRQSLPRQEVVESVVQKQHLSEVRSLLAGLAPAEIAEIIDELNPEDLFLVWGEIDEGLLDEILDEVSDATRDTLASRSSYLGAACVVNAFELSQGRLCQTTIESVDDLEGIKPIWVDLVGTTAADRRKIGQFFGLELPDPEDLCDIESSARFYVEEGGEIHLHSDFLLDREGDSRNVPVAFILFRDILFSVREEELPVFRLQRLRARIQTGYVSDGMDMLLDLYAANAEYSADSLEEIYSALGEVGKKVLSEAMTDEEAAKILAEIAEEEDLNGRIRRNILDTRRALTFLIRRKLLSTPQFEDARQIMRDIESLDGHTAFLFDKINFLMDATVGFININQNRVIYRLTVLTVIFMPLNLVAGIGGMSEFSVVTQAIPWPISYGLFTIGLIVMAWLTLVILRFYERRPGPAKSTGEKRSRWLPSLRSSPPS from the coding sequence ATGATACGTGACACCATTAAAGAGCTGCTGAAACGGCAGAGGCTTCTGGAAGAGGCGCTTCAGCGGCAGAGTCTGCCGCGGCAGGAAGTGGTGGAGTCCGTCGTGCAGAAACAGCACCTGTCCGAGGTCCGTTCGCTGCTCGCAGGCTTGGCGCCCGCCGAAATAGCGGAGATCATCGATGAACTGAATCCGGAGGACCTGTTTCTGGTCTGGGGAGAGATCGATGAGGGGCTCCTCGATGAGATACTGGACGAGGTGTCCGATGCCACCCGCGATACCCTGGCCAGCCGCAGTTCGTATCTCGGGGCGGCCTGCGTGGTTAACGCCTTTGAGCTGAGCCAGGGGCGCCTGTGCCAGACCACCATCGAATCCGTCGACGACCTGGAGGGGATCAAGCCGATCTGGGTTGACCTGGTGGGCACCACAGCCGCCGACCGGCGCAAGATCGGGCAGTTCTTCGGCCTGGAGCTACCCGACCCGGAGGATCTGTGTGACATCGAGTCCAGCGCGCGCTTCTACGTTGAAGAGGGGGGCGAGATACACCTGCACTCCGATTTCCTGCTGGATCGGGAGGGGGATTCGCGCAACGTGCCGGTGGCCTTCATTCTCTTCCGGGACATCCTCTTCTCGGTGCGCGAGGAAGAGTTGCCGGTCTTCCGCCTCCAGCGTCTGCGTGCGCGCATCCAGACCGGGTATGTCTCCGATGGTATGGACATGCTGCTGGACCTGTACGCGGCCAACGCCGAGTATTCGGCCGACTCGCTGGAAGAGATCTACTCGGCCCTGGGCGAGGTCGGCAAGAAGGTGCTCAGCGAAGCCATGACCGACGAGGAGGCGGCCAAGATTCTGGCGGAGATCGCCGAGGAGGAGGACCTGAACGGCCGCATCCGCCGCAACATCCTGGATACCCGGCGCGCGCTGACCTTTCTGATCCGCAGAAAACTCCTCTCTACCCCCCAGTTCGAAGACGCCCGGCAGATCATGCGCGACATTGAGTCGCTGGACGGCCACACCGCCTTCCTGTTCGACAAGATCAACTTTCTGATGGATGCCACCGTCGGTTTCATCAACATCAACCAGAACCGGGTCATCTACCGCCTGACCGTGCTCACCGTTATCTTCATGCCGCTCAACCTGGTGGCCGGCATCGGCGGCATGTCCGAGTTCTCGGTGGTGACCCAAGCCATTCCCTGGCCCATTTCCTATGGCCTCTTCACCATCGGGTTGATCGTCATGGCCTGGCTGACGCTGGTCATCCTGCGCTTCTACGAGCGGCGTCCCGGTCCCGCCAAATCAACGGGCGAAAAGCGCTCCCGTTGGCTGCCGTCCCTGCGTAGTTCTCCACCCTCCTGA
- a CDS encoding SphA family protein, whose amino-acid sequence MGSFTGGKNVVLSALLALGTALVPGAPAMATEGGGGAYPNGAEDFMSGTAPPPGTYFINYFGFYSAQRFKGNDGDNLSPFKANIFSNTFRLIHITDKKLLGANWGMHIFIPLVKMDVHTSPGGSDSREGLGDVIVDPLILSWHGMNWHLLTALDIYCPTGEYDRDRVANIGRNYWTFEPIVAGTYVTDDGYELSAKFMYDFNTRNDESGYRSGQEFHVDYTLAKKLDNLSMGLGGYYYQQTTDDDAKGATMDKGMTVSVGPQFTYDYRNMSFTLKYLFEVDTYNRPQGNNLWAKFSYAF is encoded by the coding sequence ATGGGGAGTTTCACCGGAGGTAAGAACGTCGTGCTGTCGGCGCTGCTGGCCCTGGGAACAGCGCTCGTACCGGGAGCCCCGGCAATGGCGACCGAGGGGGGAGGAGGCGCCTACCCCAACGGCGCCGAGGACTTCATGTCCGGAACTGCGCCGCCACCCGGCACCTATTTCATCAACTACTTCGGCTTTTATTCGGCACAACGCTTCAAGGGCAACGACGGCGATAACCTGTCCCCCTTCAAGGCGAATATATTCTCCAACACCTTTCGCCTGATCCACATCACCGATAAAAAGCTGCTGGGCGCCAACTGGGGCATGCACATATTTATCCCGCTGGTGAAGATGGACGTACACACATCCCCCGGCGGCAGTGACAGCCGCGAGGGACTGGGCGACGTCATCGTCGATCCCCTGATCCTCTCCTGGCACGGCATGAACTGGCACCTGCTCACCGCCCTGGACATCTACTGCCCCACCGGCGAGTACGACCGGGACAGGGTGGCCAATATCGGGCGCAACTACTGGACCTTCGAGCCGATCGTGGCCGGAACCTACGTGACAGACGACGGCTATGAACTCTCGGCCAAGTTCATGTACGACTTCAACACCCGCAACGACGAGAGCGGCTACCGTTCCGGCCAGGAGTTCCACGTTGACTACACCCTGGCCAAGAAACTGGACAACCTGAGCATGGGCTTGGGAGGCTACTACTACCAGCAGACAACCGACGACGATGCCAAGGGCGCCACCATGGACAAGGGGATGACCGTCTCCGTTGGCCCCCAGTTCACGTACGACTACCGCAACATGAGCTTTACCCTCAAGTACCTGTTCGAGGTGGATACCTACAACCGTCCCCAGGGGAACAACCTGTGGGCCAAGTTCAGCTACGCGTTCTGA
- a CDS encoding thioredoxin domain-containing protein, which yields MNATTDRAIGSKKPFPFPGLITWVASLAGMGLSLEAVFKICGSCSVTADYRLFGMEFGWVGIGFFALLLPLLALRGRSACCAWLALLLLFAAAGAEARFIWIQKYEIGQWCPICLSLAATIFLACAGVTWERLRTLSAKGAPMKSKLIHFVLVSLFFVMGLGTATVGVNRQADAAEPDLFLGKRSSPTTVYFVSDWFCPACRKAEPAIESIYPELARSVRIGFVDFPIHRETTNFTPFNLQFLTFEKAKYISLRRALSDLSLRTRTPSEAEVSAAIAHLGVRLRPINYADTLYGMQANLTVYRGFNVHSTPTVVVTNAKTKKSRLLVGDNRINPVTVRAAIAEVERN from the coding sequence TTGAATGCCACGACAGACAGGGCTATAGGATCGAAAAAACCGTTCCCCTTTCCCGGCCTGATCACCTGGGTCGCCTCCCTGGCGGGAATGGGGCTGTCCCTGGAGGCTGTGTTCAAGATCTGCGGCTCCTGCAGCGTAACGGCCGACTACCGCCTCTTCGGCATGGAGTTCGGCTGGGTCGGCATCGGCTTCTTCGCGCTGCTGCTCCCCCTGCTCGCCCTGCGGGGCAGGTCCGCCTGCTGCGCCTGGCTGGCACTGCTGCTGCTGTTCGCGGCGGCAGGCGCGGAGGCACGCTTCATCTGGATCCAGAAATACGAGATCGGCCAGTGGTGTCCGATCTGCCTCTCCCTCGCGGCAACGATTTTTCTGGCCTGCGCCGGCGTCACCTGGGAGCGTTTGCGTACCTTATCAGCCAAAGGAGCACCCATGAAATCAAAACTGATCCACTTCGTCCTTGTCTCGCTGTTTTTCGTCATGGGGCTGGGAACCGCCACAGTCGGCGTCAACAGACAGGCCGATGCCGCCGAACCGGACCTGTTCCTGGGCAAGCGCTCCAGCCCGACCACGGTCTACTTCGTCAGCGACTGGTTCTGTCCGGCCTGCAGGAAGGCCGAGCCGGCCATCGAGAGTATCTATCCGGAGTTGGCCAGGTCGGTCAGGATCGGCTTCGTTGATTTCCCGATCCACCGGGAGACCACCAACTTCACCCCCTTCAACCTCCAGTTTCTGACATTCGAAAAGGCAAAGTACATCAGCCTGCGCAGGGCCCTGTCCGATCTGTCGCTCAGGACCAGGACCCCCAGCGAGGCCGAGGTTTCAGCCGCCATCGCCCACCTGGGGGTCAGGCTCAGGCCGATCAACTATGCCGACACGCTCTACGGCATGCAGGCGAACCTGACGGTCTACCGCGGCTTCAATGTTCATTCCACCCCCACGGTGGTGGTGACCAACGCCAAAACAAAAAAAAGCAGGCTGCTGGTGGGGGACAACCGGATCAATCCGGTAACGGTCAGGGCTGCCATCGCGGAAGTTGAGCGCAACTGA
- a CDS encoding (deoxy)nucleoside triphosphate pyrophosphohydrolase — protein MPPAPLQRHIHVACAIIEHGGLVLAARRGEAMSMPLVWEFPGGKIEAGETPRQCLRRELMEELGIAISVGAALEPVTHDYPSFTVTLYPFVCTMERGEITLHEHAAIAWLAPEALPSLEWAAADGPILENYLGQRR, from the coding sequence ATGCCCCCTGCGCCCCTCCAGCGGCATATCCACGTGGCCTGCGCCATCATCGAGCATGGCGGCCTGGTTCTGGCTGCCCGGCGCGGCGAAGCCATGAGCATGCCGCTGGTCTGGGAGTTTCCCGGGGGCAAAATCGAGGCGGGCGAGACTCCCCGGCAGTGCCTGAGGCGTGAGCTGATGGAGGAACTGGGAATCGCCATCTCCGTGGGAGCGGCACTGGAACCGGTTACCCACGACTACCCATCCTTTACCGTCACCCTCTACCCCTTCGTCTGCACCATGGAAAGGGGGGAGATAACCCTGCACGAGCATGCCGCCATCGCCTGGCTGGCGCCGGAAGCGCTCCCCTCCCTGGAGTGGGCCGCCGCCGACGGTCCGATCCTGGAGAACTACCTGGGGCAGCGCCGCTGA